The Nitrogeniibacter aestuarii genome has a window encoding:
- a CDS encoding sensor histidine kinase gives MGVMLRVVLLVNVLVALTVPMRVDLPAGWFDAWLALIGVVELPLFLVLIFAYVINPVLAGLRPRTFWFSVVALVQAVAVLSHPLLGAQAGIDTWRWHAWALAATVISLAYFDHRGRLHSPALTEARLHALTARIRPHFLFNSLNAVLGVIREDPRRAERALEEIADMFRVLMKEQKELVPLDDELDLCMRYLDVERLRLGDRLNVVWDLENKPIAALVPPLLLQPLLENAVYHGIEPSSAPGDMDVRVARRGNEVLLEVSNPIVETPRQQQGNRMAQENIRERLALFFDLEADMTITRRSGRYSVRIRFPYRRIKS, from the coding sequence ATGGGGGTCATGCTCCGGGTGGTTCTGCTGGTCAATGTCCTGGTGGCGCTGACCGTGCCCATGCGTGTCGATCTCCCTGCTGGCTGGTTCGACGCGTGGCTTGCCCTCATTGGCGTCGTTGAACTGCCGCTGTTTCTGGTGCTCATCTTTGCGTACGTGATCAACCCCGTCCTGGCTGGTCTGCGCCCACGCACCTTCTGGTTCAGCGTGGTCGCGTTGGTCCAGGCAGTGGCTGTGCTGAGCCACCCCCTGCTGGGCGCACAGGCGGGTATCGACACCTGGCGCTGGCATGCCTGGGCACTGGCTGCCACCGTGATCAGTCTCGCGTATTTCGATCATCGCGGTCGTCTGCATTCGCCAGCACTTACCGAGGCTCGCCTGCATGCACTGACGGCGCGCATTCGACCGCACTTCCTGTTCAACAGCCTCAATGCCGTCCTTGGTGTGATTCGGGAAGATCCACGGCGGGCAGAGCGCGCGCTCGAAGAGATCGCGGACATGTTTCGCGTGCTCATGAAAGAGCAGAAAGAGCTGGTGCCGCTCGATGACGAACTCGATCTGTGCATGCGCTACCTCGATGTGGAGCGTTTGCGTCTCGGAGATCGGCTCAATGTGGTCTGGGACCTCGAGAACAAACCGATCGCGGCGCTCGTTCCGCCGCTGTTGCTTCAACCTTTGCTCGAAAATGCCGTCTACCATGGAATTGAACCGTCATCGGCGCCGGGTGACATGGATGTCAGGGTTGCCAGGAGAGGGAATGAAGTCTTGCTGGAAGTCAGTAATCCGATCGTCGAGACGCCCCGCCAGCAGCAAGGCAACCGCATGGCGCAGGAGAACATCCGCGAGCGCCTTGCCCTGTTCTTCGATCTGGAGGCTGACATGACCATCACGCGCCGCAGCGGACGTTATTCGGTTCGAATCCGATTTCCCTACCGGAGGATCAAGTCATGA
- a CDS encoding LytR/AlgR family response regulator transcription factor yields the protein MTQSELRVLVVDDEAPARARLRDLLGDIREEQPNRIAGFAANGEEALRLVESEKPDVVLADIRMPGMDGVALAEHLHAVHPGVVVIFTTAYEEYAVQAFDLAVADYLVKPVRASRLVDALEKARKLCGQHGESDSEEKPLSVTERGRILLVPIDTILYLRAEQKYVTARTHEREYLLDDSLVHLEQAYPDRFLRIHRNCLVAKAAIAGVEREHSEGEGRWLIVLKEFEEPLPISRRQWPSVKEALGL from the coding sequence ATGACGCAGTCGGAGCTTCGGGTTCTGGTGGTCGACGACGAGGCGCCGGCGCGTGCGCGGCTCAGGGATCTGCTCGGCGACATTCGCGAGGAGCAGCCCAACCGGATCGCGGGCTTCGCCGCCAATGGCGAAGAGGCGTTGCGACTGGTCGAATCCGAGAAGCCCGATGTGGTGCTGGCGGACATACGCATGCCGGGCATGGATGGCGTCGCGCTTGCCGAGCACTTGCACGCGGTGCATCCGGGGGTTGTCGTCATTTTCACGACGGCCTATGAAGAGTACGCCGTTCAGGCCTTCGATCTGGCGGTGGCCGACTATCTGGTGAAGCCGGTACGGGCGAGTCGCCTGGTCGATGCACTCGAAAAGGCCCGCAAACTGTGCGGACAGCACGGTGAGTCCGATTCCGAAGAAAAGCCGCTGAGCGTCACGGAGCGTGGCCGAATTCTCCTGGTGCCCATCGACACCATCCTCTATCTGAGAGCCGAGCAGAAGTACGTCACGGCCAGAACCCACGAGCGCGAGTACCTGCTGGACGATTCACTTGTGCATCTCGAGCAGGCGTATCCGGATCGTTTCTTGCGCATTCACCGCAACTGTCTGGTCGCCAAGGCGGCCATTGCAGGGGTGGAGCGCGAGCACTCGGAAGGCGAGGGGCGCTGGCTGATCGTGCTCAAGGAGTTTGAAGAGCCATTGCCGATCAGTCGTCGGCAGTGGCCTTCGGTGAAGGAAGCGCTCGGTCTTTAA
- the ppc gene encoding phosphoenolpyruvate carboxylase — MNQDKDLPLREDIRLLGRLLGDTVRDQRGESAFDLVERIRQLSVRFHRDDDTEARKALETTLDALSRDQTIDVVRAFSYFSHLANIAEDQHHIRRTRAHLIKGSAPRAGSLAHAIDHAFDNGADARDLQDFFGTAMVSPVLTAHPTEVQRKSILNCQNAIARLLDERDRMALTPEETEENDAALRRAVLTLWQTRMLRTAKLSVIDEVANGLSYYETTFLREVPRLYAKVEDTLQAHDVPTATNELPAFLRIGSWIGGDRDGNPFVTAEVLEKALSMQSRTALDFYLDEIWTLSSQLSLADRLVSSSDALHALADASGDHSLHRADEPYRRALAGIYGRLATSYEALLGTQPSRPAASRAEPYANAAALEADLDIIHASLENNGSAALARGRLRQLRRAVKVFGFHLAPIDLRQNSDVHERMVAELLQVADPSIDYLSMDEDARIDQLLKEIVTPRPLYSPHVAYGEETQKELAILFAARRAHERFGPAALPNYIISKTDGVSDMLEVALLLKEAGLLDPRAPSLAMNVIPLFETIGDLQAAGRAMDRLFSLPAYMALLGSRDMAQEVMLGYSDSNKDGGFLTSGWELYKAEVELVEVFARHGIRLRLFHGRGGSVGRGGGPSYEAILAQPGGAVQGQIRLTEQGEVIGAKYGNPEVGRRNLEVLVAATLQASLDKDAAPAPRPEYMEAMQRLSDLAFAAYRSLVYETPGFENYFWESTVITEIADLNIGSRPASRKKSTAIEDLRAIPWVFSWAQCRLMLPGWYGFGSAVEAFLAERPDDGLALLQEMAQGWSFFATTLSNMDMVLSKSDLGIASRYSRLVKDEALRAAIFPRICEEHAHTLKALLDITGQEELLAGNPLLRRSIHNRFPYLDPLNHVQVELLRRHRNGAEDERIRRGIHIAINGIAAGLRNSG, encoded by the coding sequence ATGAATCAGGACAAGGACCTCCCGCTACGGGAAGACATTCGCCTGCTGGGCCGCTTGCTGGGCGACACGGTACGTGATCAGCGCGGCGAATCCGCCTTCGATCTGGTCGAGCGCATCCGGCAGCTGTCGGTGCGCTTTCATCGGGACGACGATACCGAGGCGCGCAAGGCCCTCGAGACCACCCTGGACGCCCTGTCCCGCGACCAGACCATCGATGTGGTTCGTGCCTTCAGTTATTTTTCCCATCTGGCCAATATCGCCGAGGACCAGCATCACATCCGGCGCACACGGGCACACTTGATCAAGGGGTCAGCCCCGCGCGCAGGCAGCCTTGCCCATGCCATCGATCACGCATTCGACAATGGTGCCGACGCCCGCGACCTTCAGGACTTTTTCGGTACCGCCATGGTCAGCCCGGTCTTGACGGCACACCCGACCGAAGTCCAGCGCAAGAGCATCCTCAACTGTCAGAACGCCATCGCCCGCCTGCTCGACGAGCGCGACCGCATGGCGCTCACGCCTGAAGAGACTGAAGAAAACGACGCGGCGCTGCGCCGGGCCGTGCTGACGCTGTGGCAGACACGCATGCTGCGCACCGCCAAGCTTTCAGTCATCGACGAGGTCGCCAACGGCCTGTCCTACTACGAAACCACTTTCCTGCGCGAGGTCCCGCGCCTGTACGCCAAGGTGGAGGACACGCTTCAGGCGCACGACGTCCCGACCGCCACCAACGAGCTGCCCGCCTTCCTGCGCATCGGCAGCTGGATCGGCGGCGACCGGGATGGCAACCCCTTCGTGACGGCCGAGGTGCTCGAAAAGGCCCTCTCGATGCAGTCGCGGACTGCCCTTGATTTCTACCTCGACGAGATCTGGACGCTATCGTCGCAACTCTCCCTGGCCGACCGGCTGGTGTCCTCCTCGGACGCGTTGCACGCCCTCGCCGACGCATCCGGTGACCACTCGCTGCATCGGGCGGACGAACCCTACCGACGCGCCCTGGCCGGCATCTATGGCCGCCTCGCCACAAGCTACGAGGCACTGCTCGGCACACAGCCATCCCGTCCGGCCGCCAGTCGCGCCGAGCCGTACGCCAATGCCGCAGCACTGGAAGCCGACCTGGACATCATCCATGCCTCGCTGGAGAACAATGGTTCCGCCGCACTCGCCCGCGGACGCCTGCGGCAGCTGCGTCGCGCCGTGAAGGTCTTCGGCTTCCATCTGGCGCCCATCGACCTGCGCCAGAATTCCGACGTGCATGAACGCATGGTGGCCGAGTTGCTTCAGGTCGCGGACCCGTCAATCGACTATCTGTCGATGGATGAAGATGCCCGGATTGACCAGCTCCTGAAAGAGATCGTGACCCCTCGGCCGCTCTACTCGCCCCACGTGGCCTACGGCGAGGAAACACAGAAGGAACTGGCCATTCTGTTCGCCGCCCGGCGGGCGCACGAGCGTTTCGGCCCCGCCGCCCTGCCCAACTACATCATCTCCAAGACGGATGGCGTCTCCGACATGCTCGAGGTGGCGCTGCTCCTCAAGGAAGCGGGCCTGCTCGACCCACGTGCGCCATCGCTGGCGATGAACGTGATTCCCCTGTTCGAAACCATCGGGGACCTGCAGGCCGCCGGCCGGGCCATGGACCGGCTGTTCTCTCTACCCGCCTACATGGCGCTGCTCGGCTCTCGAGACATGGCCCAGGAAGTCATGCTGGGCTATTCGGACAGCAACAAGGACGGGGGCTTCCTCACCTCGGGCTGGGAGCTGTACAAGGCCGAAGTCGAGCTGGTCGAGGTGTTTGCGCGGCATGGCATCCGCCTGCGCCTGTTCCATGGTCGCGGCGGCTCTGTCGGTCGCGGGGGCGGGCCGAGCTACGAGGCCATCCTGGCGCAGCCCGGGGGCGCCGTCCAGGGGCAGATCCGCCTCACCGAACAGGGTGAAGTCATCGGCGCCAAGTATGGCAACCCGGAGGTGGGCCGGCGCAATCTGGAGGTGCTGGTGGCGGCGACACTGCAGGCCAGCCTCGACAAGGACGCTGCGCCGGCGCCCCGACCGGAATACATGGAAGCCATGCAGCGTCTCTCGGACCTGGCGTTCGCTGCCTATCGGTCTCTGGTGTACGAGACGCCGGGCTTCGAAAACTATTTCTGGGAATCGACGGTCATCACCGAGATCGCCGATCTCAACATCGGCTCGCGCCCGGCATCGCGCAAGAAGAGTACGGCGATCGAAGATCTGCGCGCCATTCCCTGGGTGTTCAGCTGGGCACAGTGTCGTCTCATGCTACCGGGCTGGTACGGCTTCGGTTCGGCCGTCGAAGCGTTCCTGGCAGAGCGCCCTGACGACGGGCTCGCCCTGCTGCAGGAGATGGCCCAGGGGTGGTCGTTCTTCGCCACCACCCTGTCCAATATGGACATGGTGCTCTCCAAGAGCGATCTGGGGATCGCCAGCCGCTACTCGCGCCTGGTGAAAGACGAAGCCTTGCGTGCGGCCATCTTCCCGCGCATCTGCGAGGAACACGCTCACACACTGAAGGCCTTGCTGGACATCACCGGACAGGAGGAGTTGCTCGCGGGCAACCCGCTGCTGCGCCGCTCGATCCACAACCGCTTCCCTTACCTGGACCCGCTCAACCATGTGCAGGTGGAACTGTTGCGGCGACATCGGAATGGTGCCGAGGACGAACGCATCCGACGCGGCATCCACATCGCCATCAACGGCATCGCCGCAGGACTCAGAAACAGCGGTTGA
- a CDS encoding thioredoxin fold domain-containing protein → MRGQKMPMLVLFSQAGCSYCEKARVHYIGPMASRPPWQDRALYRQIDLDSDDALIGFDGTAQSHRSFAKAVGVFVTPTVMVFGPDGTALAEPIVGVTLPDFYGQYLEQAIEVAREKLVAH, encoded by the coding sequence ATGCGGGGCCAGAAAATGCCCATGCTCGTGCTCTTCAGTCAGGCCGGATGCAGCTATTGCGAAAAGGCCCGGGTGCATTACATTGGGCCCATGGCTTCGCGACCGCCCTGGCAGGATCGCGCGCTGTACCGGCAGATTGATCTGGACTCGGATGATGCGCTGATCGGTTTCGACGGCACGGCGCAAAGCCACCGCAGCTTCGCGAAGGCGGTCGGCGTGTTCGTCACACCCACCGTGATGGTGTTCGGACCGGATGGCACCGCCCTGGCCGAACCCATCGTGGGCGTCACCCTGCCGGACTTTTACGGACAATACCTGGAGCAGGCCATCGAGGTGGCACGCGAAAAGCTCGTCGCCCACTAG
- the hemC gene encoding hydroxymethylbilane synthase: protein MTNVSQSQTNVNPPERLVIATRESRLALWQAEHVKARLEALYPGCQVDLLGMTTRGDQILDRPLAKVGGKGLFVKELETALLDRRADIAVHSMKDVPMDMTDPFALVTISAREVPLDAFVSNKYDSLDDMPPGAVVGTSSLRRESQLHANYPMLAVTSLRGNLDTRLRKLDEGQYDAIILAAAGLTRLGLAERIRGVLPSEVSLPAAGQGALGIEALSDRPEVAAWMAPLNDRVTSACVRAERAVAKALAGSCEVPLGAFAVEENGGLWLRGFVARPDGSQIVRAERRGSLDEAEALGQALADELRAGGAAKILAEL from the coding sequence ATGACCAACGTGAGCCAGTCCCAAACCAACGTGAATCCGCCTGAAAGGCTCGTGATTGCCACCCGTGAAAGCCGCCTTGCCCTGTGGCAGGCCGAGCATGTCAAGGCGCGGCTCGAGGCATTGTATCCCGGCTGTCAGGTAGACCTGTTGGGTATGACGACCCGTGGCGATCAGATTCTCGATCGGCCGCTGGCCAAGGTGGGTGGCAAGGGGCTTTTCGTTAAAGAACTCGAAACGGCACTGCTTGACCGGCGTGCCGACATCGCCGTGCATTCGATGAAGGATGTCCCGATGGACATGACCGACCCGTTTGCATTGGTGACCATCTCGGCGCGCGAAGTGCCGCTGGATGCTTTCGTCTCGAACAAGTACGACAGCCTCGACGACATGCCGCCGGGCGCCGTGGTCGGCACCTCCAGCCTGCGTCGGGAGTCGCAATTGCATGCCAATTATCCGATGCTGGCGGTCACCAGTCTGCGCGGCAACCTCGACACCCGGTTGCGCAAGCTCGATGAGGGGCAGTACGACGCGATCATCCTCGCCGCAGCCGGTCTGACCCGGCTGGGCTTGGCGGAGCGTATTCGCGGCGTGCTGCCATCCGAAGTGTCGCTGCCGGCGGCCGGGCAGGGGGCGTTGGGCATTGAAGCCCTGTCCGATCGCCCCGAAGTGGCCGCCTGGATGGCGCCGTTGAACGACCGGGTGACGTCGGCCTGCGTGCGTGCCGAGCGCGCCGTGGCCAAGGCACTCGCCGGCAGCTGTGAAGTGCCCCTGGGCGCATTTGCGGTTGAAGAAAACGGTGGCCTGTGGCTGCGCGGCTTCGTTGCGCGACCGGATGGCAGCCAGATTGTCCGGGCCGAGCGACGTGGTTCGCTCGATGAAGCCGAGGCCCTGGGCCAAGCACTTGCCGACGAGCTGCGCGCGGGCGGTGCAGCCAAGATCCTCGCCGAACTCTGA
- a CDS encoding uroporphyrinogen-III synthase, producing the protein MNGASPLAGRCIIVTRPPRQAEGLAAAIEARGGAAECIPVMVVEAAPMDAVLAGVIERLDDFSLAFFVSANAVTYGLAAVQQRRSWPHTLKVATVGPGSERALHKAGFDRVIAPDSGFDSESVLALPEFAAEAVKGKGVVIFRGNGGRDLLGDTLMKRGASVAYAACYQRQVPQVGAERLLALADSADAIVLTSSEGVGNVAAMLGEAVSRLHVVPVICSHPRIAARARAAGFRTVVETMPGDNGLIEGMENFFRVESKR; encoded by the coding sequence ATGAATGGGGCGTCGCCCCTGGCGGGGCGCTGCATCATCGTGACGCGCCCGCCGCGTCAGGCCGAAGGGCTGGCCGCTGCCATCGAGGCACGCGGAGGCGCGGCCGAGTGCATTCCTGTCATGGTGGTCGAGGCGGCGCCCATGGATGCTGTGCTCGCCGGTGTCATCGAGCGGCTCGACGATTTCTCACTGGCTTTTTTCGTCAGCGCGAACGCGGTCACATACGGCCTCGCGGCCGTTCAACAGCGGCGCTCATGGCCACATACCCTCAAAGTGGCTACGGTCGGGCCCGGGAGCGAGCGCGCCTTGCACAAGGCCGGCTTCGACCGGGTCATTGCGCCGGACAGCGGATTCGATAGTGAATCCGTACTCGCCCTGCCGGAATTCGCTGCCGAAGCGGTGAAGGGCAAGGGGGTCGTCATTTTTCGTGGCAACGGTGGCCGTGATCTTCTGGGTGATACACTCATGAAACGCGGAGCGAGCGTGGCCTATGCCGCGTGCTACCAGCGCCAGGTCCCCCAGGTCGGGGCTGAGCGGCTGCTGGCCTTGGCCGATTCGGCCGATGCCATCGTACTGACCAGCAGTGAGGGTGTTGGTAATGTGGCAGCCATGCTGGGCGAGGCGGTATCCCGCCTTCATGTCGTTCCCGTGATCTGCTCTCACCCGCGAATCGCTGCGCGGGCGCGAGCGGCCGGATTCCGGACCGTGGTGGAAACCATGCCAGGGGACAACGGCCTGATCGAAGGCATGGAAAATTTTTTCAGGGTTGAATCGAAGCGATGA
- a CDS encoding uroporphyrinogen-III C-methyltransferase produces the protein MSEENKKADTDEAKVQDADVVGTESSGGTESTARPASDAPSLARSDASEPPRKSKLVPTLLVLCLLGIGFLGWQWWQLRSQLTNAQTLVTERLGQSDDVAREARAGVRTVQDTITSLQGKVGLLEAKMEESQGQAAALEDLYQEFSRTRDERMMAEIEQAVTIASQQLQLAGNVEAALIALQGAEARLATTTQGRLGPLRRALARDVEDLRAAPRVDVTGITLKLEHLLEAADTLPLTFADQAEANPEPETTPKGPFLDDPWAYAKALAQDVWAEIRAMVRVERLDAQADPVLLSPSQSTYLRENLKVRLLTARLALLGRDPRTYEADVSRAAGWVGKYFDLSKPEVKAALDTLNELKTIQIAPEQPMLTETMAVLQNMQGRPPIAPVVPVKPEPAKPATAAPAASTPATPAEASEAPAAEAASEAPAEQAPAPVEEAPAAATGEKTE, from the coding sequence ATGAGCGAAGAAAACAAGAAAGCCGATACAGACGAAGCGAAAGTGCAAGACGCGGATGTGGTCGGCACCGAGTCGTCCGGCGGGACTGAATCGACTGCCCGGCCGGCGAGCGACGCGCCTTCCTTGGCGCGCAGTGATGCATCGGAGCCGCCAAGGAAGAGCAAGCTCGTGCCCACCCTGCTTGTCTTGTGCTTGCTGGGCATCGGGTTCCTGGGCTGGCAGTGGTGGCAGTTGCGCTCGCAACTGACCAATGCCCAGACTCTGGTCACCGAGCGACTCGGCCAGAGCGACGACGTGGCACGCGAAGCGCGCGCTGGTGTGCGCACCGTGCAGGACACGATCACTTCGTTGCAAGGCAAGGTGGGCCTGCTCGAAGCCAAGATGGAAGAGTCCCAAGGGCAGGCCGCTGCGCTCGAAGACCTCTATCAGGAATTCTCACGTACCCGTGACGAACGCATGATGGCCGAGATCGAACAGGCCGTGACCATTGCCAGCCAGCAACTGCAGTTGGCCGGCAACGTCGAGGCGGCACTGATTGCGCTGCAGGGGGCGGAGGCCCGCCTGGCAACCACGACTCAGGGCCGGCTTGGCCCGCTGCGGCGAGCACTGGCGCGGGATGTGGAAGACCTTCGCGCCGCGCCGCGTGTCGATGTGACCGGTATCACCCTTAAGCTGGAGCATCTGCTCGAAGCGGCCGACACCTTGCCGCTGACATTTGCAGACCAGGCTGAAGCCAACCCTGAACCCGAGACCACCCCGAAGGGTCCGTTCCTCGATGACCCTTGGGCTTATGCCAAAGCCTTGGCGCAAGATGTGTGGGCGGAAATTCGCGCCATGGTTCGGGTCGAGCGACTCGATGCCCAGGCCGATCCCGTTTTGCTGTCGCCCTCCCAGAGCACCTACCTGCGTGAAAATCTCAAGGTCCGCCTGCTGACAGCACGACTGGCGCTGCTGGGTCGCGATCCACGTACTTACGAAGCCGACGTGTCGCGGGCTGCTGGCTGGGTGGGCAAGTATTTCGATCTGAGCAAGCCTGAGGTCAAGGCGGCGCTCGACACCCTGAACGAGCTGAAGACGATCCAGATCGCGCCGGAGCAGCCGATGCTCACCGAAACGATGGCTGTGTTGCAGAACATGCAGGGGCGTCCGCCGATTGCGCCGGTGGTGCCGGTCAAGCCGGAACCTGCCAAACCAGCGACCGCAGCGCCTGCCGCCAGTACGCCAGCCACCCCTGCAGAGGCCTCCGAAGCGCCTGCCGCCGAGGCAGCCAGCGAAGCGCCGGCGGAACAGGCACCGGCCCCGGTCGAAGAAGCCCCGGCTGCGGCCACGGGCGAAAAGACGGAGTAA
- a CDS encoding heme biosynthesis HemY N-terminal domain-containing protein, with translation MRGLLWLIALFALAVGVAMLATVNDGYALLVLPPYRAQVSLNFLVLSILGTVLLVYFLIGVVSRAVRLPAKVVAYRDRRRRERAADSLRDAVRLQLEGRYSQALKMAKKSWGAGDQSGVSALVAARAAHALRDETRYREWIGHAAEHDDKIQTARLMTEAEMAVDGRRFDEAAERIEAMKEHDSRPVATLQLALKVAQAKQDWKAVVKIVRQLRKHHLLSDEQAAPMVRRAHLATMKALDGQGDALVEYWNAIPADEQKDRILIEKVVPLMVSNGQGATVRRVLEKQLDVEWETELARLYGQCGEEDPVASLARAEKWLQAHPKDAGLLYSLGRLCMAAELWGKAESYLHASVTATPAIEAHLSLAQLSEKLERPQEAQNHYRRAAQLTHATASVPALPPAENEAA, from the coding sequence ATGCGTGGATTGCTCTGGTTGATTGCCCTGTTCGCGCTGGCCGTCGGCGTTGCCATGCTGGCCACGGTCAACGACGGTTATGCCCTGCTTGTGTTGCCCCCGTACCGGGCGCAGGTGTCCCTGAATTTCCTCGTGTTGTCCATTCTCGGCACGGTATTGCTGGTGTACTTCCTTATTGGTGTCGTCAGCCGGGCGGTGCGTCTGCCGGCCAAAGTGGTGGCGTACCGTGACCGCCGTCGCCGCGAGCGCGCTGCCGACTCGCTGCGTGATGCGGTGCGTCTGCAGCTCGAAGGCCGCTACTCCCAGGCCTTGAAGATGGCCAAGAAGTCCTGGGGTGCGGGTGATCAGAGTGGCGTGTCCGCACTGGTGGCGGCGCGTGCTGCCCATGCCTTGCGCGATGAGACCCGCTACCGTGAGTGGATCGGCCACGCTGCCGAGCATGACGACAAGATCCAGACCGCCCGCCTGATGACCGAAGCAGAGATGGCGGTCGATGGTCGTCGCTTCGACGAGGCGGCCGAGCGGATCGAAGCCATGAAAGAGCACGACAGCCGTCCGGTGGCCACGCTGCAGCTGGCGCTCAAGGTGGCTCAGGCGAAGCAGGACTGGAAGGCCGTCGTCAAGATTGTCCGTCAACTTCGCAAGCACCACTTGCTGAGCGACGAACAGGCGGCACCCATGGTGCGCCGTGCACATCTGGCCACCATGAAGGCACTGGATGGACAGGGCGACGCGCTGGTTGAGTACTGGAATGCCATTCCCGCCGATGAGCAGAAAGATCGCATCCTGATTGAAAAGGTCGTGCCGCTGATGGTGTCCAACGGTCAGGGCGCGACGGTACGTCGCGTGCTCGAGAAACAGCTCGACGTGGAGTGGGAGACTGAGCTTGCCCGTCTGTACGGACAGTGTGGCGAGGAAGATCCGGTTGCCAGCCTTGCGCGGGCCGAGAAATGGCTGCAAGCTCACCCCAAGGATGCGGGTTTGCTGTACTCGCTGGGCCGGCTTTGCATGGCTGCCGAGCTGTGGGGAAAGGCCGAAAGCTACTTGCATGCCTCGGTGACGGCGACACCTGCGATCGAGGCGCATCTGAGCCTGGCGCAACTATCCGAGAAGCTCGAGCGTCCGCAAGAGGCACAGAATCACTACCGTCGGGCGGCCCAGCTCACCCATGCCACGGCGAGCGTGCCCGCCTTGCCACCCGCTGAAAACGAGGCTGCATAG
- the hemF gene encoding oxygen-dependent coproporphyrinogen oxidase has protein sequence MRTDETYAYFTGLQTRIIDRLQALDGKPFIEDSWTREQGGGGITRVLEEGNLFERGGVNFSHVKGQGLPASATASRPELAGRAFEAMGVSLVMHPRNPYCPTAHMNVRFFIATKPDAEPVWWFGGGMDLTPYYGFEDDVMHFHRTCKHALAPFGDAVHADYKAWCDRYFHLKHRNEARGVGGVFFDDLNEGGFDRCFALTQAVGDAFVEAYAPILERRRDMAYGERERDFQAYRRGRYVEFNLVFDRGTLFGLQSGGRTESILMSMPPRVAWRYDWHPEAGTPEARLYEDFLPIREWV, from the coding sequence ATGCGCACGGACGAGACCTACGCCTATTTCACGGGCCTGCAAACCCGCATTATCGACCGGCTGCAGGCGCTCGATGGCAAGCCATTCATCGAAGACAGCTGGACCCGCGAACAAGGCGGCGGCGGTATCACCCGCGTGCTGGAGGAAGGCAACCTCTTCGAGCGCGGCGGCGTGAACTTCTCGCATGTGAAGGGCCAGGGCCTTCCCGCCTCAGCCACCGCCAGCCGACCTGAACTGGCCGGGCGCGCGTTTGAAGCCATGGGGGTCTCGCTGGTCATGCACCCACGCAACCCCTACTGCCCCACCGCGCACATGAACGTGCGCTTCTTCATCGCCACCAAACCCGACGCCGAACCGGTGTGGTGGTTTGGCGGCGGCATGGACCTGACGCCCTATTACGGCTTCGAAGACGATGTGATGCACTTCCACCGCACCTGCAAGCACGCGCTCGCCCCCTTCGGCGACGCGGTGCATGCCGACTACAAGGCCTGGTGTGATCGCTATTTCCACCTCAAGCATCGCAACGAGGCGCGTGGCGTCGGTGGCGTGTTTTTCGATGATTTGAACGAGGGCGGCTTTGATCGTTGCTTCGCCCTCACCCAGGCGGTCGGCGACGCCTTCGTCGAAGCGTACGCGCCGATCCTGGAGCGTCGTCGCGACATGGCCTATGGCGAACGCGAGCGTGACTTCCAGGCCTATCGCCGCGGTCGTTATGTCGAGTTCAACCTCGTCTTCGACCGGGGCACGCTGTTCGGCCTTCAGTCGGGCGGTCGGACCGAATCCATTCTGATGTCCATGCCACCCAGAGTGGCATGGCGGTATGACTGGCATCCGGAAGCCGGCACGCCAGAGGCCAGACTTTACGAGGACTTTCTGCCCATTCGCGAATGGGTCTGA